In Solanum lycopersicum chromosome 3, SLM_r2.1, the genomic stretch AAGGTGGTATGAAAGCGAGTTTAAGGAGATGAAGtttgaaataaaatgtaaaGTGTACAGATTTCAAGAATTCCATACAAATTCTGATTACATTTGTTTCTTCCCTTCCCATGGCGCAAAGTTGCAGAAAAAGTTTAGGATGGTGAGATTAAGGTTTTCTTTTGGAACTGGAATCCCATTACTAGACCGATACAACCTTTGAAAGGTTACTTGCAGTCCAAGTTGTAAAAATCACCATTCATAAAAAAACAAACCGGCATCTGTTGTCCAGATTCATTTGCTACTGGAGGATAAATGTTGGAGATTTTGGTCTGTAAAACTTTGTCTGCCTTGAGACAGAAGTTTCACTTTGAGATGGTTAAACTCACTCTCTCTCTATGTGTGTGCTTCTTGTGGTAGTAGAATCAGAAGGAGTTGAGAAAAACGAATCATTGTGCTACGTATCAGTGATTATATGTGTTTAGAAGTAGCTCAAGGTGGTGGTTCTGTGCTTCATGGAGAAGTCATTTTGCATCTTAATGAAAACTGAGAGGGGCAAggagttttttcctttttctttttcatttagtGCATCGGTTGAAGGAATCTCAGGTGTGTGCTGAGTCTGCTGACTTTGGTAATAAATTGTCCATGACTTTCAGTCGGATGAAACATAATCACTGCCAGTGAATCCTAACAGTTTCTCATTGTGTTTTGGagtttatttaattactcaACTACGCTGTTAGTTTGACTAGAATCAGAATTTTAAATAGGGTCCAAGGAATCTAACTACTTTGTTTTGCTTGTTTCAGTGATTTTAAACTTCAGATTCACGTGTTTGATGATTCCCTTGTCAATGCATTGCAGGTGGGTGCCAATAAAGCGAAATGATTGGTATTGGATCCGCCATCACATAAAAGTTGGTATGCATGTAATGGTTGAAATTCTGGTGAGTGATGCTTaatattttctgaatttttgttcatcaaaGAGCAACATCTGATTTCTAACCAGTATCATAATCCTTAGTCACTTCTGCTATGTTATGTATCTACATTATACTGCTGAGGGTCATGCTCTGTTATGCACTCATCATCAGTGATCTTGTTACTTTTTGGCTTCTCAATGAACTTGGAACGAAGTAGTATTATTTAGATACCAAATTCCATATTTATCTTATATATGTAGTCGGAGGTTTAAGGAATCTAGGCTGATATCATGCTTTATTCAGAAAAATCTGATACATTTAGGGTGCAGTAGCAGCTATTGTCTGTGATAGCATTCGATATGCATACATGTATAGGTATTTAGGTTGCAAGATATATAGCTGCTGTCATTGTTACAATCATTTTTTTAGGTTCATTTATAGTTCTAACTTTTCTTATCAGTTATTTCTTTTAAGCACCTTTGTGAAATTGAGATAATTTTCTGGAATTCTGTGAtaaaagttgaaaagaaaaaaagaggacATGTGATCTTTTTATACTTAAATGGCGAAATTTACTTAcgtatatcttttatttttatctctCCTTTCTGGTTCACAGCTATTTCACACATTTAAGGTGCTTGAGAGAATCACAATTTTGTGATTTCATGCCTTACTGTTTTTTTTGAATTCCTTTGCAGGCTAAACGTGATCCTTACAGGTTTCGGTTCCCTATTGAGATGCGCTTTGTTGATCCTAACATAGATCACCTAATGTATGTAGCTTCAGTGTATTTCTGATCTTTCTGAGACTATCCTTTCTCAAATTTCATCAGTGTCAAAACTATTCTTGCAAAGGCACATTAATATGTTATTTTGggtctctctttctctctctctctctctctcacacacacacacacacacacatttagTTGGTTCTAATTGTCTTAACACACAAAAAGAGACATTAGTGAGAAAGTCCCAGAGCAGTCTTTAACTATCTGTCTCCGCATGTATCTCTTATCATTGCAGCTTTAATAGATTTGATTTTCCGCCTATATTTCATCGTGAAGAGGATACAAATCTAGATGAATTGCGTGTAAGTACCATTTTATTTTAGCCAACTTATATAAATCCTTTGTTTTAGTTCAGTATCTCTATTAAAATTAGGAACTCTTATTGGAGTTCCCAAATTCTTATCAACAATGCATGGAATCTGAAATTCCAACGCTAGGGCTTTTTGATAGCTCAATTTAACCTCAGAAATAGATGTATCAAGTAATTTAACATTTGACACGTTTGATTGATGAAACTTGACCTAATACATCCTATCACTCGTCTCCAATGAACTGTGAACTTCTATTATAAGCCAACATATTTAAGCCCATGCGGACTTAGTGAAGAACAGACATGATAGAAGTGAAATTTTCATATAGGTAGAGGATCGGTGCAATGGACACACTTCAATAGAAAAGTAACTTGCTTACGTTCTCAAAACGGTAGCTTTATGTGAATGATCGTCACAGCTCTTCTAATTCAATTCAGTCTGATTGCTTGTGTCAGTGAAACAAAGTGATTCCGTTGTCTCTGTGTTTGAATACcttatttcatgtttttttttagtttgttcagAAATTTATAGAACTGTGTATGGATAAGTGCGAGATCTAGGGAACTTCTAGTTTTAGAGAACCCCTAATTTAAGTGAATTACTGAGTATTGGAATGATACCGGCTCAAATAGAGCAAATTCTCATGCATATGATTCATTTATTCGACCCCAACTAGTTTGAGATTGAGCCGTGGTAGGTTTAGAAgctgttgttcttgttgttttttATATGGAAATTctatttatgttcttttttttgtatCTGCTGACtatatagttaattatttaataaattctttaaactGATGTTTTCGAGAAAAAGATAATACTGTTTGATTACATATGAAGATTTGCAATATTACAGGCAAGTATGAACATTTTAATGGTCTATGATGCATACTTTGGTTCATATTCCATAGGATGTTGGATTCACTTTATCTTCTAAATTATTCTTTTGCTGTCTAACACATTTCCTTTCATAGCGTGACTGTGGAAGACAACCTATTCCTAGAAAAGACCCTGGAGTCAAAGTTGAAGAAGAACCACTACTATCAAATCACCCTTATGTGGACAAGGTATTCTTTTTTTCTGCACATGAATTCTTCAAACTAGGGAGGTTTGAGTAGCCATTGATATATACCTATATACCCATTATAGCCAAATAATTCTGCTCAAGCTTCTTTTTGCTCTCTAACTTAGTTGGTCAATTAAATCTATCGTTGTTATGTGCTGTATGAATATGCTTAGAAATGGGACAAGCAGATTGATATCATCCCATGTTGTTAAACTTAACTGATctgtctttatttttttttgctgcTGTCCTGAAACTTTATTTGTTACCGATATGCATAGTTACGGCACCTTTTTGGCCATCTGAGCTAACAAATCATGATAAACAATTCTGTCTTATTCTGCAGTTATGGCAGATCCATAATGCTGAACAAATGATTCTGGATGACTTGGAGGCAAATCCTGGTAAATATGAAGGCAAAAACTTGTCAGAGTTAGCTGACGAGGAagattttgatgaagaaaatagCACTGAGTACTCCAAAGCTTATTATAAGAAAGCGTTGCTTACCAAGATGATTACAGTGAGCAGCTTATCAAGTCGTTTTACATTTCTTTCATGCATCTATCTAACACGATTTTAATTTTGACAGAAAGTCAGTGTAAGAGAGCTTGACTTGGAAGCTGCACTTGCTGAGCGTCaggtttgagataattttaattactttattgTGACTGTAGCcatatatcattattatcatgttAGGGATAAATTGATAGATTCTTAGATTGAAATCAGGTGCTTATGAATCTAGAGATATAGAAGGTACATATCAAACTTGTTTAGCCAAAAACTTAAACAGATAGAAGAGAGACGCTTCATGTGATACATGCTATGGAACCTTATCAGAACACGTTAAATATAGTTTTAAGAAtctcaatataattttaatgtcTGACCTTGGGAAGAGAACTTTGGGACAGTTGGAAAAATCATTACGGGTATATACATGTTCTTATTTAAAGTCAACATCTTCGATGTACAAGGTGGACAATAGAGTTATctaattcaataacaaaaataatcagTTTTTAGTTATGTAAAGTTCAAAAGTGATATTTGATGGgataaatattaacaaaaactaACAATCATAGTGCTAGTTTGGCCAAGAATACAAAATTGACTCAGTTCTGCTAAAAGTTTCAAGTTGAAAAGCGCCTGCATTTACTGAACTTATACATGAGAAGTGCAAACTCATTTTCCCGCCTTTCTGCCCATACCTCCTCGTCTTACTATACCCGTTATTTAAGAAATCCACAGCAAGAACTATATCAAGTACAGTAATGGCAATATCATTTGAAAATTCTGCTTATTGGTTACTCTAACCATGTAAAAAGTTTTTTGTATCTTGAGTTTTCCTCCCATAGGTATCTAATTGAGAAAGCATGTCCTCATTGTGGCTTTTCCTTGTAATTGTAATGCAGCACCATAATAAACTGAGAATAGAAGCACTAGAACGAGGAGAGGTGTACAAAATTTCCAAGCTGAGACGAAACATTGAGATGGATGAATACGATTTTATCCATTGGCGGCGGTCCCTTGAGGAGAGAGAGGCTCTATTAAGAGATATAAGCTGGTATTCACACTGGACTTTCTCCTCCATCCTAACAGTTCCCCAAAGACCTTTCCTCTATAACCCCCACCCCaatgaaatgaagaagaatCATTTGTTTATTATACAATTGACATTCATATGTAGTACTAATTTCTCAACTGAAAGACTTGTTATTTACCTTCTGTTTTCTTTCTAAACCTGAATTGCCTCATCATGTATAACTTGAGGGTTTTTGTCTGTATCCCGTTAATTTGCAGAGCTTATCAACATCGCTAAAGATGCAGTAATTCAATTTGGATATAAGATTGGAGACTTAGTGATAATTGATGCTTTTAATATCTCAAGAATTATTCTGATCTGTTCATAATATTCAGTCCTCCAGAAGTCAGTTACTTCTAGTTTATCTTGGGCCTAGTTTATCTAAAAAAACTCATCATAAACATTGTGTTCATATAACTGACACCAACTACTTTGTGATTGAGGAATAGTTTCTCATTGTAGTTTGTCCGTAAGTTAACATGCCATGGTGTATGCGACGCACTTGTCACATTGTACCGTCATGTTTACGTACTATTTGGGTTTTTATAAGGATTACAATAAAGTATGGACACGGGGGTCAGTCTATACAAATGAACGACTTTCAAAGCATAAAAGTCAGAGTAGTCATATAAGGACATGCACTGGTTAACAATGACTGCAATAACCAGGGATTGAATGACTATAGTTTTCCTTTTCACTGGATTGTTATCACAAGAAGTACAATATTCTATAATGATATCGCTTACAATCTGTTTTAGGTGTTTTAGTGGTAGAGTACCTTAAAACTTCCAGCAAAGTCCAGATATAACCTACCTAAGGAAAACATAGAAGACAAGAGTAGAAATAATTTACAAGAATTAGATGTATATTAAACATATTATTGCTTGTCAAAGACTTTAAATCATTTAATGTTAATATGTGACTACCTTATCTACGGCCCTTGATCTCTGTATTCTGTACCTTCACATCTACAGCTATCTTCTGCTATTTCTCTTGTTTTTACTAGTCAAGTCATTTACATCCAAGTGGCacagataaattttattttcagcaTTGTTAGGTTATCTGAACTCGTTTGTCCTTTCATTTGCTTTAAACCATGCCTGTTATCCTACGTTAGTAACATTTGAATAGACGACTTACTCCATCTCACTGGATGTGAACATTTAATCTCTATTTTAGTTTTCTGATTTTGTACTTGTGTGATGCTCTTGCAGTCGCCGAGCCCTTGGGCTCCCACTGGAAGAGCCTGGTAGGTATGTGGATCCAAGTGCTATCAGCAAGGACCAGTATGATCCTGAAAGTCCCTTGTACAGATATGACTACTGGGGCGAACCAAAGAACTCAGAGAAGAGCAAGCAGGAGCGAATGACAGATGCTCACAATAAATCTATTGTTGGCAAAGGTACCGTTTGGTATGAGTTGTCATATGAAGATGCCATCAAAGAGCAGATGCAGATGGAGGCCCAAGGATTTGTGCGGGAGTTGTATGATGAAGATTCTGACAGCGACCAAGTGAATACAGATGATGAAGACGATGAGGAAGACTTTGATTACAGCATCCTAGGCGACCCAAGTGAAAATACAATCAACCAACCTTATGTCAATGGGACTGAATCTTCTCAGCTATCAGATGAAGGTATGTTTGAAGATTAAGTGACAAATAAGAAACTGATTAGCAGCAATACTATATTGATAGTTTGTACAGCTAGGTACATTAAACGGATGCAATTTTCGTAGAGTTTTTCCTAATGGGGGATTGATTTTTTTGCATCTTTAGAAATGTATTTGTTCTGTGCCTTAGTAGAAAAGAAACAATTTTGTATTCACTTACAACCAGTTGGTTTTGTTATCTTCATATTTTTGATTCCTAAAAGTTATGAGTGGAGTTTCATAATATTATTTACCTTATCAGAAAAAAGTTACTGGTGCCGTTTCTTGATGGGATTATTATATTGATGCTTGAAGAGTTATTTGTTCAACATTTTTCTTTCAACCTATATTTCGTTTTCACCTGTTGATGGCCAATGTTACTAACATTTGAAGCAATTCAAGTGGTGGGTAAGTTAGCACTAGAGAGAGACGTCAGATGAATgagattcttttatttttaattaaatatcttgTGTTAAATAGTTAAAATCTCGAGttttgataatgaaaaaaaatatattaataggAAATGTTTCCCTTTCTAATAACCAATGAGTTATAAATCCCAGATGATTATATAAAAGGTTTACCTTCTTTAATcgtatttttgtatatattaaaaaagtacCAAATCTCACTATATTTATCCTTTAAAAATAGATCTTATACTAGacaaaatattcattaaatcttttttattctttaaaagtATATCTCATACTAGATATAATTTCTaatattaagaattttaaaatcCCACCAATTAACTATACAAGAGATTCTCCAAATTATGCTTACCAACAAAAGAACAACATAGTTTGTAAAGTATAATGAATTGATTCAATTGATTATAACATTAATggtattaatattattttttcaattaatattagAATTTAAACTATTGAAAAGATACTGACTAACCAATTCTTTTAATGtaagtaagaatttttttttttggatgtctCAGTCAAAGTAGAATGTATAATGTcgttattaaaattaattgagaTGTTACCTTACATAAGTTATTTCCTTAGTTGaattatatatgattttgtgaaacaaagagaaaattcagtgtgtgttttttttttaaaaaaaaattaaatttaaaatattaatagattCTGTAATTCTATTGTTTGATATTTAAAGGAAGTGCAAAATCAAATTTGACTAGAGCAAAtcacttaattattatttttcagtaCAGTGTAAGATTTTATTGCTTGTAATTGAATCTTGAATGtcgatttaataaaaaaaatcaattaaggAACAAAACtatatcatttcatttcatGTTTAATCAAATTATGAAGGATATTTTGTTactactaataaaaaaaatttttggagagtatcggtatatattgttttacaCAAATTAGAAAATGCAAAAATGCTAGTGCTGAATTGGAgaagtatgaaaaatatttcccatatatttaacaaaaaaataaattacactcTTATAGAAGTATATAATAAACTTAAATTATCTTTATGCTAGTGATTGTATTGCTTCTTTAATCAAGAAATACTCATTTTTAATAAcagtaatattattttgatagaaaatacgaaaacaataatgataattcacattaagataagaagtgaggcataaattttaaaaaaaaaattcttaaaaaactagaacattcctttttctttaaaacatgGAAGGACTTAGAATAGGAATtacattcaaattttttttgtctactactatttttgtcaaaatggaattaactttaaaaaaatatattttttctaatgtcaaattattttaaacgagtaaaaatattgactattattttatacattatgaTATGAGTTGAAAAATAACGCGTTTATATATTTGAtcacatgtaaataaaatattttaaaaagaaatcataaataaaataaaatgaaaagcaTGCCAAAGAtttaaaaagatgaaataatTCTCTAAGTTTGATTATATATGATATTACTAAGATATAAATAGGATAAGGGTAAATTTTAGCATTAtggcaaaataataaaaaatgatgattctttttttagttaattaataaattatca encodes the following:
- the CIP5 gene encoding CONSTANS interacting protein 5 (The RefSeq protein has 4 substitutions, 1 non-frameshifting indel compared to this genomic sequence), with translation MQTLQTCSFFFTFPSPKTLLKPINSSKFTSFPFFNLSTSSNFKHSPLTLHCFSSDEYPVGDDDAFLEAFGPKEKESEEEARRRNWVDRGWAPWEEILSPEADFARKSLNEGEEVALQSPEAIEAFRMLSPNYRKKKIEEMGITEDEYYAKQFEIKGDIPEPLETTWAGPLVVRHVPPRDWPPRGWEVDKKELEFIREAHKMQAVRVDYDKVEEMVNTETDDMSLERYKVFLKQYNEWVAANKDRLEEESYKYDQDYYPGRRKRGKDYQDGMYELPFYYPGQICAGKVTAIHLYQGAFVDIGGVHDGWVPIKRNDWYWIRHHIKVGMHVMVEILAKRDPYRFRFPIEMRFVDPNIDHLIFNRFDFPPIFHREEDTNLDELRRDCGRQPIPRKDPGVKVEEEPLLSNHPYVDKLWQIHNAEQMILDDLEANPGKYEGKNLSELADEEDFDEENSTEYSKAYYKKALLTKMITKVSVRELDLEAALAERQHHNELRIEALERGEVYKISKLRRNIEMDEYDFIHWRRSLEEREALLRDISCRRALGLPLEEPGRYVDPSAISKDQYDPESPLYRYDYWGEPKNSEKSKQERMTDAHNKSIVGKGTVWYELSYEDAIKEQMQMEAQGFVRELYDEDSDSDQVNTDDEDDEEDFDYSILGDPSENTINQPYVNGTESSQLSDEGMFED